One region of Corvus cornix cornix isolate S_Up_H32 chromosome 14, ASM73873v5, whole genome shotgun sequence genomic DNA includes:
- the PSMG3 gene encoding proteasome assembly chaperone 3, producing MEASPIVTSKQREEVVHGVPTEVVCTAFSNSVLVVVTQYGKMGTIVYVDPNTIGDNVGRPSLTTKVLLGKDEPLVHVCAKNLVAFVSQEAGNKPVLLAMALKDKTMEGIQALREVIRSCQVW from the exons ATGGAGGCGAGTCCCATCGTGACGTCCAAGCAGCGAGAGGAGGTGGTGCACGGGGTGCCGACGGAGGTGGTGTGCACGGCCTTCTCCAATTCGGTCCTCGTGGTGGTCACACAGTACGGCAAGATGGGGACCATCGTCTACGTGGACCCCAACACCATCGGCGACAACGTGGGCAGGCCCTCGCTCACCACgaaggtgctgctggggaaggatgAG cCACTCGTTCACGTTTGTGCCAAAAACCTGGTGGCATTTGTGTCGCAGGAAGCTGGGAACAAACCTGTTCTCCTCGCCATGGCTTTAAAGGACAAGACCATGGAAGGAATACAGGCTCTACGAGAAGTGATCCGGAGTTGCCAAGTATGGTGA